In one Bryobacteraceae bacterium genomic region, the following are encoded:
- a CDS encoding PhzF family phenazine biosynthesis protein: MELRHFQVDAFTSRLFGGNPAAVCPLAEWIPTRTMQSIAAENNQAETAFFVPEDGGFELRWFTPTVEVKLCGHATLASAFVLWEFLGYEKPEIVFETKSGELTVTRLADGKLQLDFPTLPPQRCQPHERLIDGLGTQPLEVLAAHYYMAAFPREQDVHTLSPNMDALSQLDKMGVIATAPGDDPTVDFVSRFFAPAAGIPEDPATGSAHCTLTPYWSQRLSRKKLHALQISRRVGEFWVEDRGDRSLIAGHVTPYLAGTINVP; this comes from the coding sequence ATGGAACTTCGTCATTTCCAGGTTGACGCCTTCACGTCGAGGCTTTTCGGCGGCAACCCGGCCGCTGTCTGTCCCCTCGCCGAGTGGATTCCCACCCGCACGATGCAATCCATCGCCGCCGAGAACAATCAGGCCGAAACCGCGTTCTTTGTTCCCGAAGACGGTGGCTTTGAGCTTCGCTGGTTCACGCCCACCGTCGAAGTCAAGCTTTGCGGCCACGCCACCCTCGCCTCGGCGTTCGTTCTCTGGGAGTTCCTCGGCTATGAGAAGCCGGAGATCGTGTTCGAAACCAAATCCGGCGAGTTGACCGTCACGCGCCTCGCCGACGGCAAACTACAGCTCGATTTCCCGACCCTTCCGCCGCAGCGCTGTCAACCCCACGAGCGCCTCATCGACGGCCTCGGCACCCAGCCGCTTGAGGTGCTCGCCGCCCACTACTACATGGCTGCCTTTCCCCGCGAACAGGACGTCCACACGCTCAGCCCGAACATGGACGCCCTCTCTCAGCTCGACAAGATGGGAGTCATCGCCACCGCGCCCGGTGACGACCCCACCGTCGACTTCGTCTCCCGGTTCTTCGCGCCCGCCGCCGGCATCCCCGAGGATCCCGCCACCGGCTCGGCCCACTGCACCCTGACGCCCTATTGGTCCCAGCGGCTCTCCCGGAAGAAGCTTCACGCTCTCCAGATCTCACGCCGCGTGGGCGAGTTCTGGGTCGAGGACCGCGGGGACCGCTCTCTCATCGCCGGCCACGTCACGCCGTACCTCGCCGGCACAATCAACGTCCCGTAG
- a CDS encoding intradiol ring-cleavage dioxygenase, whose product MDLQQCLTQARLGRRELLTKLAGFGAAGAIGLPAALAQSETVSIVATPSATQGPYWVDEQLNRSDIRVDPVNSTVQQGFPLVLGITVSRLSGGVIVPVGGAFVDIWHCNAAGVYSDVSANATVGQKWLRGYQVTDAHGAVRFVTIYPGWYSGRAVHIHYRIRTASLNNPVFNYTSQFFFTETVTTNVFTSAPYSTRGAPDTRNTTDGIYNQSGGAVLLLRMAKDSSYCLSSFHVMLNGI is encoded by the coding sequence ATGGATTTGCAGCAGTGCCTGACTCAGGCCCGTCTGGGACGCCGTGAGTTACTAACGAAACTGGCCGGATTCGGAGCTGCCGGCGCAATCGGACTGCCGGCGGCATTGGCCCAATCGGAAACCGTCTCGATCGTGGCGACCCCCTCCGCCACACAGGGCCCTTACTGGGTCGACGAACAACTCAACCGGAGCGACATCCGCGTCGATCCGGTCAACAGCACCGTCCAGCAGGGTTTCCCGCTCGTACTGGGGATCACCGTATCGAGGCTCAGCGGTGGCGTGATCGTGCCGGTCGGCGGGGCCTTCGTCGACATCTGGCATTGCAACGCCGCGGGCGTGTATTCCGACGTTTCCGCCAACGCGACGGTCGGCCAGAAGTGGCTGCGCGGTTACCAGGTCACCGATGCTCATGGCGCGGTCCGGTTTGTCACGATCTACCCCGGCTGGTATTCCGGACGCGCCGTTCACATCCATTACCGCATCCGCACTGCATCGCTGAACAACCCGGTCTTCAACTACACTTCACAGTTCTTTTTCACGGAAACGGTCACCACCAACGTGTTTACCTCCGCGCCGTACTCGACACGCGGCGCCCCCGACACACGCAACACGACGGACGGTATCTACAACCAGAGCGGTGGCGCCGTCCTCCTGCTCCGCATGGCGAAGGACTCCAGTTATTGCCTGTCATCCTTCCACGTCATGCTCAACGGCATCTGA
- a CDS encoding winged helix-turn-helix domain-containing protein, whose amino-acid sequence MTEHTYQDEHCMVDFSGQTAHLDNSSLTLTRKEFELLATLARNAGDIVPRDVLLQQIWGYSREIRTRTLDVHIRRLRKKLNPYGDQYIETIFGVGYRFQPYREPRSFYTAAQYNAA is encoded by the coding sequence ATGACCGAACACACCTACCAAGACGAGCACTGCATGGTTGATTTTTCCGGGCAAACCGCTCACCTCGACAACAGCAGCCTGACGTTGACGAGGAAAGAGTTCGAACTGCTGGCGACCTTGGCTCGCAACGCGGGCGACATCGTGCCGCGTGACGTGTTGTTGCAGCAGATCTGGGGCTATAGCCGGGAAATCCGCACGCGGACGCTGGATGTACACATCCGGCGGCTGCGAAAGAAGCTGAATCCGTACGGCGACCAGTACATCGAGACGATCTTTGGGGTCGGCTACCGGTTTCAGCCGTATCGGGAACCGCGGAGTTTCTACACCGCGGCCCAATACAACGCAGCCTGA
- a CDS encoding BACON domain-containing protein yields MFKTCLLIFTSACLMAETLSDNLSAAAGGAEVASGSRILAAKFLAPAAASLTAVTLPLANTVTGVAAVSIYSESGLHPGTLAGPLSSPASYSPTAAATTFTSSGIALTAGATYYIVLQATSGTFEWSWTASNTGAGSGFQPVWGVSADGGSTWSTQLGYPMQALIETGSSSQCAVTLGSSSAAIPTAGATASVSVTAAGACGWTAVSNSTFLSITAGASGTGNGTVTYQVAPNTGAARTGTFSVNGQTFTVTQEAACTYSLGSLTSAVGAGGGSGSFTVTAPSGCAWTAASGAAWIVITSGASGSGSGSVSFTVAANTGAGRTGTVTAAGIGHTVNQAGAGSTAPAVSSYSPAAGSGTSTTLVLTVMDSDGFADIDVVNVLINTALDGRQGCYLAYSRPNNVLYLVNDTGDGLLPGVVPAAAATVSNNSCSLQAGASSVSTAGNSLTLTLSLTFSQTAFQGSKIVYGAARDASGGNSGWLTLGTWLVPFVTPQAIALQSYTPSSGTGTTGTFTAVFRHASAAANITNAQILINRALDGDAACYLTYIAAANQLYLVADAGPSAPLLGPITPGVSGSMQNSQCQVTGAAVAVSGADLSLSVNLTFLSPLKGTVLAHAAAQRYLAATLLENTGWRAAGIWNVP; encoded by the coding sequence GTGTTCAAGACCTGCCTTCTGATCTTCACATCGGCCTGCCTGATGGCGGAAACCCTCTCCGACAACCTGTCCGCCGCGGCGGGAGGAGCGGAGGTTGCCAGCGGCTCCCGGATCCTCGCCGCGAAGTTTCTCGCCCCCGCCGCCGCTTCACTCACCGCCGTGACGCTCCCGCTCGCAAACACGGTCACTGGCGTCGCCGCCGTCTCCATCTACAGCGAGTCGGGGCTCCATCCGGGCACGCTGGCCGGACCGCTCTCTTCACCCGCGTCGTACTCGCCCACCGCCGCCGCGACGACGTTCACCTCGAGCGGCATCGCGCTCACCGCCGGCGCTACCTACTACATCGTTTTGCAGGCCACCAGCGGGACCTTTGAGTGGTCGTGGACCGCCTCGAACACGGGAGCTGGCTCGGGATTCCAACCAGTCTGGGGAGTGAGCGCCGACGGCGGCTCCACTTGGTCCACCCAGTTGGGCTATCCGATGCAAGCTTTGATTGAGACCGGTTCCTCATCACAATGCGCTGTGACATTAGGATCGTCCTCGGCGGCAATTCCCACGGCGGGCGCGACGGCTTCGGTGTCGGTGACCGCGGCGGGCGCGTGCGGCTGGACGGCGGTAAGCAATTCCACGTTCCTCTCCATCACGGCCGGCGCGTCGGGCACGGGAAACGGAACCGTCACCTACCAGGTCGCCCCGAACACCGGAGCGGCGCGCACAGGCACGTTCTCGGTGAATGGGCAGACCTTCACCGTCACGCAGGAAGCCGCCTGCACTTATTCGCTCGGCTCGCTGACCAGTGCGGTGGGCGCCGGCGGAGGGTCGGGCTCGTTTACCGTCACAGCGCCTTCCGGCTGCGCCTGGACGGCGGCCAGCGGCGCCGCGTGGATCGTAATCACCAGCGGCGCATCCGGCTCCGGCAGCGGCTCCGTATCGTTCACCGTGGCGGCCAACACCGGCGCCGGGCGTACCGGAACGGTGACAGCGGCGGGAATCGGGCACACGGTGAATCAGGCTGGCGCCGGCAGTACCGCCCCCGCGGTATCGTCATACTCTCCCGCCGCCGGATCCGGAACCTCCACCACACTCGTGCTCACCGTCATGGACTCCGATGGTTTCGCCGACATCGACGTCGTCAACGTGCTGATCAACACGGCCCTCGATGGACGTCAGGGATGCTACCTCGCCTACAGCCGGCCCAACAACGTGCTGTACCTCGTCAACGATACCGGCGACGGATTGCTCCCGGGCGTCGTCCCAGCCGCCGCCGCCACTGTATCCAACAACAGCTGCTCCCTCCAGGCCGGCGCATCCTCCGTCTCCACCGCCGGCAACTCACTCACGTTGACCCTCTCGCTGACGTTCAGCCAAACGGCGTTCCAAGGCAGCAAGATCGTCTACGGAGCCGCGCGAGACGCCTCGGGCGGCAACTCCGGCTGGCTCACCCTGGGCACATGGCTCGTGCCTTTCGTCACCCCGCAGGCCATCGCCCTGCAAAGCTACACGCCGTCGTCCGGAACCGGAACAACCGGCACGTTCACCGCGGTGTTCCGGCATGCATCGGCCGCCGCAAACATCACCAACGCGCAGATTCTGATCAACCGCGCACTCGATGGTGACGCCGCCTGCTACCTCACCTACATCGCCGCTGCCAACCAGTTGTACCTGGTGGCCGACGCCGGACCCTCGGCGCCGCTGCTGGGTCCGATCACGCCGGGCGTCTCCGGCTCCATGCAGAACTCGCAGTGTCAAGTCACCGGAGCAGCCGTGGCCGTGAGCGGCGCCGACCTGTCGCTCTCGGTCAACCTGACCTTCCTTTCCCCGTTGAAAGGAACCGTCCTCGCTCACGCCGCCGCGCAGCGATACCTCGCAGCCACACTGCTTGAGAATACCGGATGGCGCGCCGCTGGAATCTGGAACGTGCCTTAG
- a CDS encoding FxLYD domain-containing protein: MGRFLAIVLVAAAAALSGMAQKKPKQGSKQTPTLAITAFEIRREGDIVAIEGAVKNVSGKPVKGVVLFFEFLEFNGRMISRMKTEVSEETLEDGEEAEFLTQTPDQVRAVHVRIDGEDKAARYLILDKPGPYPIE; encoded by the coding sequence ATGGGGCGTTTTCTCGCAATCGTACTTGTCGCCGCGGCGGCCGCACTCAGCGGCATGGCGCAGAAGAAGCCGAAGCAAGGTTCCAAGCAAACGCCGACGCTCGCCATTACGGCGTTCGAAATCCGCCGTGAGGGCGACATTGTCGCGATCGAAGGCGCGGTGAAGAACGTTTCGGGCAAGCCGGTGAAGGGTGTGGTGCTGTTTTTCGAATTCCTCGAGTTCAACGGCCGCATGATTTCGCGCATGAAGACCGAGGTTTCCGAGGAGACGCTCGAGGACGGGGAAGAGGCTGAATTCCTCACGCAGACGCCGGACCAGGTCCGCGCGGTGCATGTGCGAATCGACGGCGAGGACAAAGCCGCGCGATACCTGATTTTGGACAAGCCTGGCCCGTATCCAATTGAATAG
- a CDS encoding protein kinase — MTQQVHAGDWTGRAIGHYHVMRRLGEGGMGVVWEAADARLGRSVALKAIRSQHAASPAFLERFWREARAAASLNHPNVCQVYEVGEAEGIPFLVMELLQGQPLDSRLKQGPLAVAEAVRAASQMLAALGALHRQGLVHRDLKPSNLFLTPNGVKLLDFGLVRTEDQGGGVTLTQTGMMMGTPAYMSPEQASGRDADAISDLFSAGAVLYEMLSGRRAFPGGSVPEILLSVVNHQPPALMGTPEISRLDRVVARALSKRPESRYRSADEMLADLTAVPMETGSAVAVEVRPVTRLIVLPFRMLVPDEETGFLAYSLPDAISSTLAALESLVVRSSMAASQFNPDRPDLKAIAREAQVDAVVTGSLMRAGDRVRVTVQLVEAPGGTVLHAQSAQGGVHDLFQLQDDLVQRLAESLKIPLTPKDNRVFNRTAPANNAYELYLRANKLMTNLRDVEKARELYEQCVAADPGFAPGWARLGRAERLMAKYADREDRYDAAEQALRRALSIDPDLALAHNLYAQLEADSGRAESAMVRLLRLAARGGTDPEMFAGLVHVCRHCGLLDASLAAHERARRLDPKIPTSVFHTLFQKGDWDRCLEEAGTDAGFLKAQVLLTLGRREEADVVIREDLARVDELAPRIQRVVRALVAAMDGSSSAPGSELLSAADARDPEGIFYWSRYIAHLGETELAVSELGNAVELGYYCAYALEHDPWLENVRRHAEFPHMLALAKERRGRALEAFRENGGEKLLCRATVTAATR; from the coding sequence TTGACGCAACAGGTTCACGCCGGCGACTGGACCGGCAGGGCGATTGGCCACTATCACGTCATGCGCCGGCTTGGCGAAGGCGGAATGGGTGTGGTGTGGGAAGCGGCAGACGCGCGCCTGGGGAGGTCCGTGGCGCTGAAGGCGATCCGTTCTCAGCACGCCGCGTCCCCGGCTTTCCTCGAGCGTTTCTGGCGGGAGGCGAGGGCGGCGGCAAGCCTCAATCACCCCAACGTGTGTCAGGTCTACGAGGTCGGCGAAGCAGAGGGCATCCCGTTCCTGGTGATGGAGCTGTTGCAGGGCCAACCGCTCGATTCGAGGCTGAAGCAGGGGCCGTTGGCGGTGGCGGAGGCGGTGAGGGCGGCGTCGCAGATGCTGGCCGCGCTAGGGGCGCTGCACCGGCAGGGCCTAGTGCACCGGGATCTGAAGCCGTCGAACCTATTTCTTACGCCAAACGGAGTGAAGCTGCTCGATTTCGGCCTGGTCCGCACGGAAGACCAAGGCGGCGGGGTGACTTTAACGCAGACGGGCATGATGATGGGAACGCCCGCATATATGTCGCCGGAGCAGGCTTCGGGCCGGGACGCGGACGCGATCTCGGACCTTTTTTCCGCCGGCGCCGTGTTGTACGAGATGCTGTCGGGGCGGCGCGCGTTTCCGGGCGGTTCGGTGCCGGAGATCCTGCTTTCGGTGGTGAATCACCAACCGCCGGCGCTGATGGGGACGCCGGAGATCTCGCGGCTGGACCGCGTGGTGGCGCGGGCGCTTTCGAAGCGCCCTGAGAGCCGGTACCGTTCCGCCGACGAGATGCTGGCGGATTTGACCGCGGTGCCGATGGAGACCGGCTCGGCGGTGGCGGTGGAGGTGCGTCCCGTGACGCGGCTGATCGTTCTACCGTTCCGGATGCTGGTTCCCGACGAAGAGACCGGCTTCCTGGCCTACAGCCTGCCGGACGCGATATCGAGCACGCTTGCGGCGCTGGAATCGCTGGTGGTGCGGTCCAGCATGGCGGCATCGCAGTTCAATCCGGACCGGCCGGACCTGAAGGCGATCGCGCGGGAGGCACAGGTGGACGCGGTAGTGACGGGATCGTTGATGCGCGCCGGGGACCGGGTGCGGGTGACGGTGCAGTTGGTGGAGGCGCCGGGCGGCACGGTGTTGCACGCGCAATCGGCGCAGGGCGGTGTGCACGATCTGTTTCAACTGCAGGACGATCTTGTACAGCGGCTGGCGGAGTCACTGAAGATACCGTTGACGCCGAAGGACAATCGCGTGTTTAACCGCACCGCGCCAGCCAACAACGCCTACGAACTGTACCTGCGCGCGAACAAGCTGATGACCAATTTGCGGGACGTGGAGAAGGCGCGAGAGCTGTACGAACAATGCGTGGCGGCGGATCCAGGTTTCGCCCCGGGTTGGGCGAGGCTGGGCCGGGCCGAACGCCTGATGGCCAAGTACGCGGACCGCGAGGACCGCTACGATGCGGCCGAGCAGGCGCTGCGGCGGGCGTTATCGATCGATCCGGATCTGGCGCTGGCGCACAATCTGTACGCGCAGCTCGAGGCCGATTCGGGGCGTGCGGAGTCCGCGATGGTGCGTCTGCTGCGGCTGGCGGCGCGAGGGGGCACGGATCCGGAAATGTTCGCCGGGCTGGTGCACGTGTGCCGGCATTGTGGACTGCTGGACGCGTCGCTGGCGGCGCACGAGCGTGCGCGGCGCCTGGACCCGAAGATCCCGACGAGCGTATTCCACACGTTGTTCCAGAAAGGCGACTGGGACCGGTGCCTGGAGGAAGCCGGCACGGACGCGGGTTTTCTCAAAGCGCAAGTGCTGCTGACGCTGGGGCGGCGGGAAGAGGCCGATGTGGTGATACGGGAAGACCTGGCGAGGGTGGACGAGTTGGCTCCGCGGATTCAGCGAGTGGTGCGAGCGCTTGTGGCGGCGATGGACGGTTCGTCCTCCGCGCCGGGTTCGGAACTGCTGTCGGCGGCGGACGCACGGGATCCGGAAGGGATCTTCTACTGGTCGCGCTACATCGCGCACCTGGGCGAAACGGAGTTGGCGGTGAGCGAGCTCGGGAACGCGGTGGAGTTGGGATATTACTGCGCGTATGCGCTCGAGCATGACCCGTGGCTCGAAAATGTGCGGAGGCACGCGGAGTTTCCGCACATGCTGGCGTTGGCGAAGGAACGACGGGGCAGGGCGCTCGAGGCGTTTCGCGAGAACGGCGGCGAAAAACTGCTGTGCCGGGCCACGGTGACTGCCGCGACCCGGTGA
- a CDS encoding N(4)-(beta-N-acetylglucosaminyl)-L-asparaginase, whose product MIDRRKILLSTAGAAALPALAAAQTRPKNIVIASGNGERACARAMEILKSGGDTLEAVIAGVNINEEDPADDSVGYGGLPNEEGVVELDSCVMHGPTRRAGSVASIRGIKTPSKIARLVMEQTDHIMIVGDGAFRFAQAHGYHEENLLTEKSRLAWLVWKQSLRDAGGHNNWTDGLDAPPSKSGPGARLRHAFPEADEALLAYAWDRAVNPPTGTINCLSLNARGEMSGVTTTSGLAWKIPGRVGDSPIIGAGLYVDQDIGAAGSTGRGEENIRVAGAHTVVENMRHGLEPKDAVLDCLKRISRNFVDDRARLEKFDINFYALRKDGAYAAGSLWNGRVRQGKVARARFAVNDGGKSRLEETVFLYERK is encoded by the coding sequence ATGATCGACCGACGTAAAATCCTTCTCTCCACCGCCGGGGCGGCGGCCCTTCCGGCCCTTGCCGCCGCGCAAACACGTCCGAAGAACATCGTCATCGCGAGCGGCAACGGCGAGCGCGCGTGCGCCCGCGCCATGGAAATCCTGAAATCCGGCGGCGACACGCTCGAAGCCGTCATCGCCGGCGTCAACATCAACGAAGAGGACCCCGCCGACGACTCGGTCGGCTACGGCGGTCTCCCCAACGAAGAAGGCGTCGTCGAACTCGACTCCTGCGTCATGCACGGCCCCACCCGCCGCGCCGGCTCCGTCGCCAGCATCCGCGGCATCAAGACACCGTCGAAGATCGCCAGGCTCGTCATGGAGCAGACCGATCACATCATGATCGTCGGCGACGGCGCGTTCCGCTTCGCCCAGGCCCACGGCTACCACGAGGAGAACCTCCTCACCGAAAAGTCCCGCCTGGCCTGGCTCGTCTGGAAGCAGTCCCTCCGCGACGCCGGCGGGCACAACAACTGGACCGACGGCCTCGACGCGCCGCCTTCGAAGTCCGGACCTGGCGCCCGGCTCCGCCACGCCTTCCCCGAAGCCGATGAGGCGCTCCTCGCCTACGCCTGGGATCGCGCTGTGAATCCGCCCACCGGCACCATCAACTGTCTTAGCCTCAACGCTCGCGGCGAAATGTCCGGCGTCACCACAACCTCCGGACTCGCCTGGAAGATCCCCGGCCGCGTCGGCGATTCACCCATCATCGGCGCCGGCCTCTACGTCGACCAGGACATCGGCGCGGCGGGCTCCACCGGCCGCGGTGAAGAGAACATCCGCGTCGCCGGCGCACATACCGTCGTCGAGAATATGCGACACGGCCTGGAGCCAAAGGACGCCGTCCTAGATTGCCTGAAGCGCATCTCGCGCAACTTCGTCGACGACCGCGCGCGCCTCGAGAAGTTCGATATCAACTTCTACGCCCTGCGCAAGGATGGCGCCTATGCCGCCGGATCTTTGTGGAACGGGCGCGTCCGGCAAGGCAAGGTGGCGCGGGCGCGCTTCGCCGTCAACGACGGCGGAAAGAGCCGCCTGGAAGAGACGGTCTTCCTTTACGAGCGGAAGTAA
- a CDS encoding toll/interleukin-1 receptor domain-containing protein — protein MKRGNPFRVSASKLSRHILECLRDGTPVEIDGLGSFQPDGEGHFTFVPRNRPQIFIAYVVEDAPEADRISHALEAAGFDVWLDRQKLLPGQFWPRAIERAIESSKFFIACLSRRSVGKRGQFQAEMRYAMHCASLVPQDEIFFIPVRLDECTPPLEISRTIQYIDLFPDWERGITRVVASARRKKHAA, from the coding sequence ATGAAGCGCGGCAATCCGTTCCGAGTGAGCGCGTCGAAGCTGTCGCGCCACATCCTGGAGTGCCTGCGGGACGGCACGCCGGTGGAAATCGACGGATTGGGGTCGTTCCAACCTGATGGCGAGGGCCATTTTACGTTCGTCCCGCGGAACCGGCCTCAGATTTTCATCGCCTACGTCGTGGAGGACGCGCCGGAGGCGGACCGGATCTCGCACGCACTGGAGGCGGCGGGATTCGACGTGTGGTTGGACCGGCAAAAGCTGCTGCCGGGGCAGTTCTGGCCGCGGGCGATCGAGCGGGCCATTGAGAGCTCGAAATTTTTCATCGCGTGCCTGAGCCGGAGGAGCGTAGGCAAGCGAGGGCAGTTTCAGGCGGAGATGCGGTACGCGATGCACTGCGCCTCGCTGGTTCCGCAGGACGAGATCTTCTTCATCCCGGTGCGGCTGGACGAGTGCACGCCGCCGCTCGAGATCAGCCGCACGATACAGTACATCGACCTGTTTCCGGATTGGGAGCGAGGCATCACGCGGGTGGTGGCGTCGGCGCGGAGGAAGAAACACGCCGCGTGA
- a CDS encoding efflux RND transporter periplasmic adaptor subunit, with product MKMAVLTAALAALVSCGGKEEAVEATSPAPAPSSEAHSPTEVRLGAEAAKEAGIGTAEVKTRSGRETIEVTGRLTVNEERTWRVGAVTEGRITRIDARVGDRVEAGQILAYFHTHDVHEGRAEYAKAQSEMVRLKSQEAHAVRVRDRAKTLYELKAGSLEAWEHAEAEVKNVQQLIVQAEAEVERTRTHLVEFLGVKIEEPEHHAAGKHDVEDWVPVRAPATGVVMERAVSVGSVTPAAGLICTITDPSLLWLLAEVNEEYYAQLRVGMPVSVRVQAHPGREFRGRIVKIGEKLDPDTRTVQARVELANGRGLLKPEMYAAAALELPGRREMLTIPEGALQELEGQTVVFADRGEGRYEAIPVVTGESLQGEVEVKSGLEAGDRVVVRGAFVVKSQLLKSSLAEE from the coding sequence ATGAAGATGGCAGTGTTGACGGCCGCGCTGGCGGCGCTGGTGTCGTGCGGCGGAAAGGAAGAGGCGGTGGAGGCGACATCGCCGGCGCCGGCGCCTTCCAGTGAAGCTCACTCGCCCACCGAGGTCCGGCTGGGCGCGGAAGCGGCCAAGGAGGCCGGGATCGGGACGGCCGAAGTGAAGACGCGGTCCGGACGCGAGACCATCGAGGTGACCGGGCGGCTGACGGTGAACGAGGAGCGGACGTGGCGTGTGGGCGCTGTGACCGAGGGGCGGATCACCCGGATCGACGCGCGGGTAGGCGATCGCGTGGAGGCGGGGCAGATTCTTGCCTACTTCCACACGCACGACGTCCACGAGGGGCGTGCGGAGTACGCGAAGGCGCAGAGCGAAATGGTCCGTTTGAAGTCGCAGGAGGCGCACGCGGTCCGGGTGAGGGACCGGGCGAAGACGCTGTACGAACTGAAGGCCGGATCGCTCGAGGCGTGGGAGCACGCCGAAGCCGAAGTGAAAAACGTACAGCAGTTGATCGTGCAGGCCGAGGCTGAAGTGGAGCGAACGCGGACGCACCTGGTGGAGTTTCTTGGGGTGAAGATCGAGGAGCCGGAGCACCACGCGGCTGGAAAGCACGACGTGGAAGACTGGGTGCCTGTGCGGGCTCCAGCGACGGGCGTGGTGATGGAGCGGGCGGTGTCGGTGGGCTCCGTGACGCCGGCGGCGGGCCTGATCTGCACGATCACCGATCCGTCGCTGCTGTGGCTGCTGGCGGAGGTGAACGAAGAATACTACGCCCAGCTTCGGGTAGGGATGCCGGTCTCGGTACGGGTGCAGGCGCATCCGGGGCGCGAGTTCCGGGGGCGGATCGTCAAGATCGGGGAGAAGCTCGATCCGGACACGCGAACCGTTCAAGCGCGGGTGGAACTGGCGAACGGGCGCGGGCTGCTGAAGCCGGAGATGTACGCGGCGGCGGCGTTGGAATTGCCGGGGCGGCGTGAGATGCTGACGATTCCCGAGGGGGCGTTGCAGGAATTGGAAGGACAGACCGTGGTATTCGCCGACCGCGGCGAGGGACGCTACGAGGCGATTCCGGTGGTGACGGGCGAATCGCTGCAGGGCGAGGTGGAAGTGAAGAGCGGACTGGAGGCGGGCGACCGGGTGGTGGTGCGCGGCGCCTTCGTCGTGAAATCGCAGTTGCTGAAGAGTTCGCTTGCGGAGGAGTAG
- a CDS encoding TolC family protein has product MQRWVFALLAAPACWCQSDTLSRREAVAEAVSAHPVLQAAAGRIAMNEGFRTQAGLGPNPRFYFQHENLRGYSGRPQGYWALTDTFLYLQQTLETAGKRDHRVEVAAQNVRLAGYERDLARKQLAGRVSLAYWTAAGALRRVSLYQDALDNIGRMVEYHQIRVREGAIAEADLIRVRLEQQRLKIGVNQARLEAERARIQLLREMGRREFGPVALTDRVEAGGGTAPDVARALEDRAEMQIARTAMEHARSNERLQAAYAKPNVDVLFGYKRTNGINTMLGGVQVDVPFRNKNEGNIEAARAELRVAEANLAATEALIRAEVEAARTEYDVRASEVTQLLEPLRAQANETFRIADAAYRVGGTDLLRLLDAQRVQIEAEIAVAEGLAALRRSEAALETAMGVEP; this is encoded by the coding sequence ATGCAACGATGGGTTTTCGCGCTGCTGGCCGCCCCTGCCTGTTGGTGCCAATCGGACACGCTTTCCAGGCGGGAAGCCGTAGCCGAAGCGGTTTCGGCTCACCCGGTGCTGCAGGCGGCGGCGGGACGGATTGCGATGAACGAAGGGTTCCGGACGCAGGCGGGGCTCGGTCCGAATCCGCGGTTCTACTTCCAGCATGAGAATTTGCGCGGCTACAGCGGCCGGCCGCAAGGGTACTGGGCGCTCACCGACACGTTCCTCTATCTGCAACAGACGCTCGAAACCGCGGGCAAGCGCGACCACCGCGTGGAGGTGGCCGCGCAAAACGTACGCCTGGCGGGCTACGAGCGGGACTTGGCGCGGAAGCAACTGGCGGGGCGCGTTTCGCTGGCGTACTGGACGGCGGCTGGGGCGCTGCGGCGCGTATCCCTTTACCAGGATGCGCTCGACAACATCGGACGGATGGTGGAGTACCACCAGATCCGCGTGCGCGAGGGCGCGATCGCCGAGGCCGATTTGATCCGGGTGCGGCTGGAGCAGCAGCGTCTGAAGATCGGCGTGAACCAGGCGCGGCTTGAAGCGGAGCGGGCGCGGATCCAGTTGCTGCGGGAGATGGGCCGGCGGGAGTTCGGTCCGGTGGCGTTGACCGATCGCGTGGAGGCGGGAGGAGGGACGGCCCCGGACGTGGCGCGGGCGCTCGAAGACCGCGCGGAGATGCAGATCGCGCGGACGGCGATGGAGCACGCACGTTCGAATGAGCGGCTGCAAGCGGCGTACGCGAAGCCGAATGTGGATGTGCTGTTCGGGTACAAGCGCACTAACGGGATCAACACAATGCTGGGCGGGGTGCAGGTGGACGTGCCGTTCCGCAACAAGAACGAAGGAAACATCGAGGCGGCGCGGGCGGAACTCCGGGTGGCAGAGGCGAACCTGGCGGCGACCGAGGCGCTGATCCGGGCCGAAGTGGAGGCGGCGCGCACGGAGTACGATGTCCGGGCGAGCGAAGTGACGCAACTGCTCGAACCGCTGCGGGCGCAGGCCAACGAGACGTTCCGCATCGCCGACGCGGCGTACCGGGTGGGCGGGACGGATCTGCTGCGGCTGCTCGACGCGCAGCGGGTACAGATCGAGGCTGAGATCGCCGTAGCCGAGGGGCTGGCGGCGCTACGGCGCAGCGAGGCGGCGCTCGAGACAGCGATGGGGGTGGAGCCATGA